The following nucleotide sequence is from Solanum dulcamara chromosome 7, daSolDulc1.2, whole genome shotgun sequence.
CTTATATTTTCTTGTGAATTTTTGGGCTACAGATCTAATCCAAAATGGCCCTAAGTTTTAGATAGGCTGATTTGGGCCATGGCCAAAATGATCTATCAATGAAAAAACATCGAATCCGACCTGCTAGAATCTGGTAGGTTAGAtggatttatattttaataaggGAAAAAAATCATTTCCCTATATTATCCTAAATGGAGGAACTTTGGCTCTAACTAAATTTTTGGTTTAATCTTACTCTGTTTTGTTTTGTTAATTGTAAGGGTGTGAGTGTGACCAATAGTCTAATGAAGAATGAAATTGACCAATATAAAATAGTATAGGGTCAAATTAAGTATAGGGTCCCAAGCATCTTCGtcaatactccatctcccccccGCTGGGGGGTTTAGGGGGATGATGTCAAAACCTTACCCATAAAAGAAAAGTACATAGACCTGCTCACAAAGAGCTACAAGATAGCCAATTAATTAATATTGGAAGGCGTCTTCATTGATAAAATGTTTTAGGGGAAAACAGTTTATATCAAATTTAAGAGTCTCTTGGCAATTCTTCAGGCTTGACAAGTGCATCTATGATTACTTTGTTAAGAAGGGGATGTGCGAGACTGCCGAGGCATTCGCGAGGGAAGTTGATGTTGGAAATCCCACAGGTGATGGTAGCAAGTGCATAAATGATAACTTTGTTAAGAAGGGGATGCATGAGATTGCCGAGGCATTCACGAGCAATGCTGATATTAAGAATCCCACAAATGATGGTATGTCTTTCTTTAAATTTATGGCAAATTTGAACTCATTACTGTGCTTTAATCGTGATTATCATTCATTAAAAGTTGTCTCCGCATGACCTATTACTTAGGGCGAGCCGTGAGATTAGCCAATGCTGCTTGGGTTCGGGTAGACTGCTTAGGTCACATCCCCTTGAGCTGCAGGACTTTGGGTGAATGCAGGATGCTTCGTGCATCGGGCTACCCTTTTATTAATGATCATGTTATTCTTAAGAACTTTGTTATTCCTTtgatttcattttaatttttatatgatGTTTGACTAGACACatagtttaagaaaaaaaagaaagacttttgacaCAAATTATAAATGTATTCTCTCTATATTCGAATATATGTGTCATCGGGCcatgaaatttatgaaataCCTTTGTTACATGCGTCTAAAATAATCTTTAAGCATGTGTAACTATAAATCGTCATAGTAGCATGagaattttaaagtaaaaagtatttttaaatgTATAAAGGTGACATATTTTGGGGACAAATGAAAAAGTAAAGTATGCCATATAAATTGGGTTAAAGATGGTGTAATATACCAAAAGTATCCATACAAATAGAATGGAGGGAATGATAGATAATGCCATTCTTTGAATTTTGTGGTGCACTTATCTAGGGTCCATTTTTTCTCGAAAGTGCTTTCCATGTTTATAAAATTGTATGAATTGCTCTTTATTTTGGAGGGATGTGCACAAAATAGTGTCTGGTCATTTTATTTGTGGTGATGTGCTAACGTACAATTTAATTCTGCGATTTGTTTCAGCTATCGAATCTCCAGAGGTATTTCTAACAGAGTGGTGGGATGTGTTCCATGATGTGTTCAACTTGAATCAGGCTGCCCAACATCCCTATGCTGAGGTATTCCCTAAACTTTCTAAgttaaatttatcttttttttttagacTATTATAATCTAatgattttcttaaattctcaGGCTGCACGTACTATGGACAATGTGGTACCTCAAGTCCCTTATGCTGTGCCAGCATCATCTTCTCATTCTGCTACGCCAGTTAGTTCTCCTACCATGCATCGTTTGGTCCTAATTTTATAGATTATAATGTCTCCCTTGTGATGTTACTCTTTTGTACCAACTATAGGCACATAATATATCTCCTGCGGTGCCGGCCTTTAGTCCTGAGAGATCGCAAGAGCAACGCCATCTGAGGACGCCTGAGGACGAAGTGACATCTAAGTTAAGATTTGTTGAGATGGATCGTCTGGGTCAGAGGGCGCCGTTTGTAACTGATTCTAGGTAACAATATGTTATGGTTATTGCTAATACGGACTACGTATCTGCTCTTGATGTATTTATAGTGTTTGCCTTGTTCATGTAACTTCATGTTATATCTGTGCTGCTTTGTTCTTGAACAACATTATATTTCCATTGAGACTTGTGCAACGTAATTATGACCGTAAAATTGAATATATCCAATTCTCTGTGTTAATCTTCCTGGATAACTAGTTATTGCTATGATATTGCATAGTGAAAACATCAACTTGGTTGTTGAAGTTTGTGAATCAGAAGATTTCTAACTCTTTTTGATGTTCATGTGTCATACAGTTGCCTGATGGAGGAGATTCCAAATATGCCTCAACAGTGGGAGGCCAAAGTAAGTTTACATTTCTGAGacaataacaattttttttaatgttgcAACATAACTGACAAGGTTTTATTCCTTCCAGAATGAGGGAGAGGGACGGGGTACTATGCAGATGGAACCAAATGCTGATACCCCTAAAAAAGGCTCTTCTTCCAGTGCCAGATCCTTCTGAAGCAGGTTCGTTTTTATTGGTTTCAATTACCTTGCATTTATGTTTCAGAATCTCTTGACTTTGGTCTTGATAAAACATGTGAGCTCACCTAAGTAGTTTCCACTCTTATATGTTGACTTAACATGCATTCAGATCGTAACTAAATTCTGCAAGAAAAGCTTCTTCATTGGAGGAATCAGTTACATACTTTTTCAGAATTCTCAGCTCCTTGTGCAGAATGTGCTCATTGTTGTATGTGTATTGCAATTACCAATGTAAAATTAATATCAGTTTAACTTTGTATGTACGATCATGAATATCGAGTATTTTTATAGATTAGGTTGCAGCCTCGTTCATGTCAAGGTTTAAGGATATGAAATATTTCCTCTAAGATGAGATTTCATTTGGTGTATACAAGTTACAATCATGAACCCGGCTCGGTGCGTCTGTAttcactttcttttctttctctattGACATCTCAGAGTGTCGACTCCCTAAGAGCGGTCAAAGTCCTGTCTCAGGGAATGGGCTCACGTGATCATATCCTACCCTCTGCTCCCTTTCGCTTTCGGGATGAGGAGGCCTATGAGCCGTTAGTGACTAGAAGAGCTCCGGTTTCTTTCGGAAGCCAGCCAGTCAATTAACAAGTTCCGGGACTTTCACCACTCATTGGTGAGCGCAAAGGCATCTTTTTGAATCAAATGGGCTTTTGTGAGAAATGGTGGAATTTGATACCTGAATGTTTATGTAATGAAGACTTTGGAGTGCTTATGAGGTTTCATTTGGTGTATACAAGATCTTTCTGTACGTAACTGAATGTATCTATAGCCTAGATTATTTGGTAATTGCAGAGGTGAATAAAAGAATTGCTTATCTGAGAATGCCTTTTGACCCAAAATAAGAATGCCAATTTTTGTTAGTGTATGAAAATGCTGGTCTGTTA
It contains:
- the LOC129894145 gene encoding transcription activator MSS11-like; translation: MDSIEVRIMDSWNSQKMLDKCIYDYFVKKGMCETAEAFAREVDVGNPTGDGSKCINDNFVKKGMHEIAEAFTSNADIKNPTNDAIESPEVFLTEWWDVFHDVFNLNQAAQHPYAEAARTMDNVVPQVPYAVPASSSHSATPAHNISPAVPAFSPERSQEQRHLRTPEDEVTSKLRFVEMDRLGQRAPFVTDSSCLMEEIPNMPQQWEAKNEGEGRGTMQMEPNADTPKKGSSSSARSF